The Fusibacter sp. A1 DNA segment GGCATACAGCACGAATCGGTTCAACTTGCCATGAAAGCAATGAAAAATATAGGGTTAAAACCTAAAGTCGTTCCTCACCGGGGCGGACATGACGGAACCGCTCTTTACGAAAAGGGAATTATAGCACCAAACTTATTTGTCGGAGTCCATAACGAGCATGGAAAATACGAGTTCATCCCTGTGCAGTCCATGGAAAAATCAGTTTCGACACTTCTTGAAATCACAAGTCTACTGGCAAAAAAATGAGAGACCCAACCGGTCTCTCTTTCTTTTATGGCTTCTCTTTATACTTCTTATACAGTCGTGTCGCCCTACTTTGAGATATCCCCAAGGTATCAGCTACCTTGTAGGAGCTACCCAATCGATTGAAGGCTTTGAGGATAAGCTGCTTCTCCTGCTTTTCGAGGTATTCGTCCAATTTTGGAAAACCGGTCTCCTCAAAATCCAAGGTCGCTATCGTAGGTTCACTCATATGAAGAGGAAAGTCACTGATGGTGATGCATTCCTCTCGAGAGAGAATCACAACACGCTCGATCACATTTTCAAGCTCCCTAATGTTTCCAGGCCAATCATAGTCAAGCAGTAGATGAACCGCCTCATCCGAAATATGCTTCATCAGCCCGTACTTTATTGAAAACCTTTCAATAAAAAAGTCGATAAGCGCCTTAAGGTCTTGCCTACGCTCCCTTAAGGGTGGCATGATACACTCTACCACATGCAATCTATAGTACAGATCTTCTCTAAATGATTTCTCGCTTATCCTTGTTTTCAAATCAACGTTCGTCGCTGCGATGATTTGGACATCCACATCACATTTTTTAAGCCCGCCAACAGGGATGAACGTGTGATTTTGCAGAAGCTCTAAAAACTTACCTTGAAGTTCCAAAGGAACATCACCGATCTCGTCTAAAAAGAGAGTTCCCCCATCGGCACTCTCCACAAGTCCCTTTTTCCCTGTTTTATTCGCACCGGTAAATGCTCCAGGCAAGTATCCGAAAAGTTCCGATTCCAGCAGATTGGACGGTATGGCGGAGCAGTTGACCGTGACAAAAGGTCGCTCGCGTCTTAAGCCGTTGTCATGAATGAATTTCGCTATTTTTGACTTACCTGTGCCTGATTCACCTGTAATCAGGACAGTACAGGAGGTAGCTGCCGCTCTTTTGGCTTTGTAATGTAATTCTTTTGTCACGCTATCAGTGAACATATAATAGTCTGAATTCACCTGACTTGCTGTCATTCCTATCCACTCCTCCCCAAATACTTGTTTTACCATTATATTATACAAGATTTATGCCAACTTTTCATAGTAGGCAAAATTTATTCCTGTTAGTTAAAACCCATCCGTAATAGCGTGCTGCGACACACAAAAAAGAAGCCATGAAATCGTGACTTCTAAAGTGAACTCTAGCTTTGTGTATCAATATCGGTATCTTCAACTACAATGTTTACCTTCTTCAACATGTCCTTTATGTCCTTATTGATAAAATGAGTAATGATTAGCTTATCCACTTCGGCAGCAGTCCTAAAGTCTTCTAAAAACAAGTACACAAGCTTTCCCTTTAGGTTGATCCGATAAAGTGTCTTTATCAAACCGTTCGTTTTATCTTCTTCAGTTCCTTTCGCTTTTACATTAAGTGCGGATTTAACCCTCTCTTCAAAGGAATGATACTTATGTTCGATCTGCTCCTCTGGCTGAATCTTTTCTTCCATTACGGCCTTTTGATCTGATTCCTGATGTTCTAGCTGTTGTTCCAGCAACACCTGATTCTGAGTGTTTTTTCGATAATCATCAAGGCTGATGCTCATATAGTCTTTTAGATAAGAAATGTCTACCGTTTCTTTGCTTTCAGTATCATAGTCAAACAGTACGATCTTATCCTTTTTTCTAGTGATTGTATAATCAGTCACGGGTCTGCCCAGTATCTTGACCAGTCGTTCTAGGTCGTAGTTCAACAACTCTTCTGTCAGTTGAATCGAGATGCTTGCCACCTCGGTATCCGTAGCGGCAACGAACTTTTTGATATACTTATCATCATTTATGAACTTTTCTATCTTTTCATCGTTGATACTGATGGTTGCCTTGCAGCATCTTGCCGTTCCTTCGTTGATTTCATAAATTCCTGAATATCTGCTCAGACAGTCCAAATAGTGTTTGATCAGCTTTAAATCGTCTTTTGTTTCTTTTTTTAGGTAGACAAATTTAGGCGTGGTGATGCCTGTATAGTTGAAAAGATATTTGAATTCAAATGTTTTAAGGCGCGGCTTTTTGATTTGATCTTCAATCAGTTTGCTTCCTGGTGGTATTTCTTTTAAAACTCTCTCCAAATCTACAGAAACTAACTTTTTATCTCCAATGAACTGCTTCTTTTCATCGAACATCTTGATGGCTGCGTTATTTCCCTTAGAGAGGCTTCTGATCACTGGTTCTTTGCTGTAATCAAATACCCAATCCACCCTGCTAAGTTTTGCATAGCGTCCATTCACGCTTAAGTCGTGCACACCCAATAATAAGCCTACTATCAGCACACTGATAGGGCCTGTTACCTTAAAGTAAGATGCGACTACCGTATTGGTTAAAAACAGGAGTCCCAATATTAAAATACTGACGCCATAAAAGACAAGCATCACATTCCTAAAAACCTTCTTTTTCATTTTTAAGTTCGTGACAAGTCGTTGTCCTTCTTTAACTGCCATTTCACTATTATAGTAATAGATTACGAGCATCGCACTCATCGAAATCACTGAAGCGAAAATCAATGCGATGAAGGAACCTTTGATCGGACTATACATGTCGACCGCTGTCAGATAAACGCTCAGCTGCGCCGCAAATATGCATACGTAACTATTCAGATTTCCTACACCGATGGTGTAAATAAGTTCTGTATTCATCTATTCACCTCACCTTTTAGTCTGTTACTTGAATACCCCGAATGCGTTTTGGTATTCACAATTTTAGACTTGAGTCAAATAGAAATCGGACTGTCATCGTGAAGGACTATTCGCATTATCTTTTCTATGCTAGTATGATAACAATGATAATCTGCTGACGTGATTCAATCATAAGAAAGGTTTGGTGACAAGTGAAAGGGTCGATACATCATATAGAGCTGTATGTAAATGATTTAGAGAAGAGTCTTTCTTTCTGGGGATGGCTTCTTGAAAAAATGGACTATTCCATCTATCAAAAGTGGCAAGGCGGTATAAGCTATAAGCTTGATGATACCTATCTTGTCTTTGTGCAGGTAGAAGACCGTTATAAGGATATTCCTTACCATAGATGCGGTCATGGTTTGAACCATCTGGCTTTCCACGCAAGTCGAACCTTCGTGGATGAAATTACAGAAGAACTTAAACTGCGCAGTGTCAACCTTCTATATGAGGATAAACATCCCTATGCAAATGGAGAGGATTATTACGCCGTTTTTTTTGAAGATCCCGACAGAATGAAAGTGGAGATAGTCGCAACGGACTATTAATAAGTTTAGCCCGTTTAACAGTGGCTCAATAAATTCCTAGTTTCATAAGGGCTATATGCTCCTATCGTCGCGCTGTACTCGCTTTGCGCTCGGCTTTAGGTGCCATAGGCACGGCTGTACTCGATTATCGCTCGGTTAAATATGAAAGCAGACAAAGAGCCTTCCTGCGAAGCGAAGCTTCAAAGGTTTCCACATTCCACATTCCACAAAAACTCTTAAACAAAAACGCCTCTAGCCTCTTGCCTCTAGTAAAAATTCTAAATCCATGCCTTTCCAAAAGGCAAACCAACAAACCAACAAAAACCACCAAAATCTACGATTTTGGTGGTTTAAATTGTCCTTTAATTATCTACTACTTCAAAAATCAATACATCACATAATCATTCTGAACACCATTGAAAGCATCTAAGTGTAAGTCACCAATGATATCCTGACCGTTTTTATCAGGATGAGGGTCATCGAAAAAGTTGTAGAACCCTGTAACAGCCTTTTTATCATTGGCATAGTAATCTTCAAAGTATTGATAGACATCAACAACGCGATAATCTAAAACAGTTGTTGTATTTTTGATGATTGTATTCAGTCCATTAAAGCGATTTCCATCTAAGACAGAATCAGAAAAGTAGTGATCCGCTTCATCATGAATCAAGGTTTCATTAAATAAGCTCGTTTCTTTGTTATAGGCATCATTGTCATCACCATCATATGGATTATAAATAGTCATGACTTCTAAAACTATATCTTCATTGATCCCAGAAACAATCGCCTCAATTTCAGAAATGATTCTGGACCAATCATTCTCAAAATCCCCTCTGCCTTGGTTTGCCAAAGTCCAATCAATATCATAAAAGTCAATTATGCCAAAAAAATTTCTTGGAGCTGCATCCATGATGTTATTGGCGCCAACACAAAGTGACATCACATCGGCATTTCTAATCATTTCTCTAACAATTTCATCGTTTTGCAATTGAAGCAAAACATCATTGGCTACCCAACCTTCAACCGATAAATTGGTCACATTAACCATTTTACCATCCCCAGCTAAGGTGTAAGCAACTTTGTCAACATATGAATACTCTCCTATGCCATCAACGCCACTATAGGCTGGGTCGCTATCATCTGTAGTATCATAGGTTGTCCCATAAGGCACAGAATCACCGAGAGCTAGGTAATTAATGGTCTCTGGTGCTGGTGGTTCAACAGGCTCTGTCTCTGTGGCAAATGAAAAACTATAAGGTGCGAGTGGGTTACCTGCAAGATCTTCTATAGCACCTGTAGCAAGCGAAACTGCATAAACCGTATCGTACTCCAAGTTGAGTGATAAGGTTAGTGAAATCGCCTCTAAACCATTTTCGGGTTTGCTAAAGTCAATACCAATATCATTTGCAGTTACTGTAATCAATGCATTATCCATCACTTTAATCGTATCATCAAAAGTGATTAAAACATCACTTGCTTTTAACACACCTATGTCGTTATTAGCTGGCTCAGTAGAAAATACGAAAGGTGGCTCGGTATCAGCAGGTGGTGAAGCAGGCGGTAAAACATTAAAAATATAATCTTCTGTTATTAACACTTCACCAGAAACGCTCGCTTCTACTGTATATAAATAAGTACCAGGCGCTGTGGTAGTAAATTTATAATTAGCAGTTTTTGACTTGTTTTTGCCATTCGTTTTAATCGATTCTGAAAGCAAAACAAGATGGCCATCTTCTGACGTTGGTGTCATCACAATCAAGGAAGGATCGTTATAATCCGCCTTGATAGAAAAATCATGTGTAACAGTTTCACCAGGTGCAACTTGCTGCAGATCAATTTCGTTGCTTGTCGGTTCTGGCGGTGTAGGGGGATCCTTAATTTTTTTTGCACCAAATGACAATGAGTTTAAGCTCACAAATACTAGAAGAAGTGCCATTAATAATGATATTCTCCGTACTCTTTTTCTGCTTCTCATTTCTAAACTCCCTTTCCATTTTCGCCCACTGGCATTTTTAGTAAGAAAACTTACATGAATCATATACTATGTAAGACGGTAATTGTATACCCTCATTTTTAGCTAGCAAAACAATTGGAAGTATCAGGTGAATAACCAGTATTTGCATGACCTTACTAGCAAAAACAAACTCACTCTAAAGAGTCAATGATGAGTTAATATCTCCCTTATATACAATCATATTTCCACAAACCTTATCACAATTATGTTAACCACCATCGGTTATAGGGTATAAATAGTTCAGTTGCAAAACACAAAAGGAGGTATAACACATGAAAAGAAAACTAATACATCGAACCGCGATTATTCTGCTAATCGCGCTATTTGCAATGTCATTTAACTCAATGATCTTCGCAAGTAAACCAACTGAAAAACCCCAAAATAACTCGCGGCAACCTGCGGGCACAGTGGCCATTGTATCACCAGACAAACTATACACTGTACCCGTTGATGGAGAGCTCACTTTCCAAGTTATTGGAAAGCTAAAGCCAAAGGCTGAGGATATTGAGTGGACCTATGAGCTTAACACAACAACAATCACAACACCTGGAACAATCACCATAGAAACTAGAGCTTTCAATAGCACGTCATTTGCAGAGGTCACCTTCACACCTTCTGGTTATGATGAGGGTATGATCTATGACTATACTATTACAGCAACCAATAATGCAGATCCTGAAAAAATTGATGAGGTTCATGTAAGAATCGCAGTCACTCCCGATATCGAAGTTTATGTGGCACTTGGTGATTCAATCCCCCTAGGCACCTTCGTAAACTTCAATCCAGACCCATTTAAAGACCATCATCTAACTTATGTCGATCAATTTGGTCAGGCCATTTTAGCAGAAGAAGTTTACAACTACGCAGTGGATGGTGCCAAGATTTCTGATTTATTAGCTCCAGTACCAATTACAACTAGTACCGCAATTATGTTGGCAAATATTGAAAGAGCCGACATCATCACACTAAGCATAGGATCCAATGATTTAATGCAAGCGGCGCTACACCCACTCGACCCATACCCCATGTATAACTTTAACTCAATTAACTTATTAAGCGCTGAATTGGGCCGTGATACCTTTGTTAGTTCATGGGAATCACTCATCCTCATGATTAAATCACTAAATCCGACAGCCACACTCATGGTTCAAAATCTCTATAACCCATATGATAGTGACGAATCAGGATCTACAGTAATCTTTGATCCATTCCCATTTGAAGTGGTTGTTAATGAACCGGTTCTACTAAGACCAGTCATTGATATGTATTTATACGCGCCAGGACCAATGATGGGTATGAATACAATGATTGAAGGTCTAGATGAAGCACTCATGTACCTAGTGGTCGATGCCTATCAAGCATTTGATCAAACTCCAATCTATACGCATTTCTATGATATCCCACTACCATATGATTATGATTGGCCGTACCGCGACCCACATCCATCACAACTTGGACAAAACAAGCTCGCAGAATTGCACTATGAAGAACTAATGGATTATTATAAAGAGATTTACTTCCACTAAAACAAATTAAAAAACACGGAGCCGGTTACATCAGTAACTAGCTCCGTGCTTTGATTGTATGCTCCTCATGTAGCGTTATCCTCGCGTCACGCTCGGCTCTACGTTCCATAGGCGCGGCAGTACTCGCAAGCGGTTTTCTCAAATACCTCCGTCTGCAAAGCAGACAAAGAGCCTTCCTGCGAAGCGCAGCTTCAAAGGTTTCTGCATTCCGCATTCCACATTCCACAAACCACTTTAACTTATAAGCTATTTCATCTCTCTAATATAATTAAATACCTTATCATCTACTCAAATATTACATATCCAATCATACTTTTATTGCTGTCATAAAGCGCAACAACTGATTTAGATGAAGATACATCCCTAATACCAAATTCACCATATTCCTCATATTCAATAGTTTCACCAAACTTATATTCTCTTGCTACCATTGTCTCTATCATTACAACATCGCCAGAACCTCTACTAGACGGAAATATTCTAACAAAATTGACTTTATTCGATAAATTGCTATCTTTGATTGTTAAATACGTGATGTCTTGCTCTATCTCAGAACCATCATCTGCTTTAGTCGTACTCTTAGCACTCTGAAGTTCAAGAATAGTTACTGGATATTTCTTAGTCTGATTTACCTGTAAAACTAAATCAGCATGTGTCTTAACGTATCTATTTTGCTGTGCGATCTCATCGGCATCGAGTTCAATGATATCCAGATTAACCTCACTTTTGTCCTTTATTGCATCAAGTTTAGGTAGCAAAATATAGTGCGTCATAATAAAATCCGCATCATAAAAATACAAAGTAGAGAAGTCATTGCCAATGCTATAGACTTTCTGAATCTCATCATTGATTTTTTTGTCCCATACCGATTTAGCTATCGATCTTTCTGATGGAATGACAAAAGAGTATGGAATAATTAATTCCTTTTTATGAATATTTCCAGATGAGCCAGAATGCCCGTATATACTTGGTGTTAATCCAAGTGTTT contains these protein-coding regions:
- a CDS encoding Ig-like domain-containing protein, with amino-acid sequence MRSRKRVRRISLLMALLLVFVSLNSLSFGAKKIKDPPTPPEPTSNEIDLQQVAPGETVTHDFSIKADYNDPSLIVMTPTSEDGHLVLLSESIKTNGKNKSKTANYKFTTTAPGTYLYTVEASVSGEVLITEDYIFNVLPPASPPADTEPPFVFSTEPANNDIGVLKASDVLITFDDTIKVMDNALITVTANDIGIDFSKPENGLEAISLTLSLNLEYDTVYAVSLATGAIEDLAGNPLAPYSFSFATETEPVEPPAPETINYLALGDSVPYGTTYDTTDDSDPAYSGVDGIGEYSYVDKVAYTLAGDGKMVNVTNLSVEGWVANDVLLQLQNDEIVREMIRNADVMSLCVGANNIMDAAPRNFFGIIDFYDIDWTLANQGRGDFENDWSRIISEIEAIVSGINEDIVLEVMTIYNPYDGDDNDAYNKETSLFNETLIHDEADHYFSDSVLDGNRFNGLNTIIKNTTTVLDYRVVDVYQYFEDYYANDKKAVTGFYNFFDDPHPDKNGQDIIGDLHLDAFNGVQNDYVMY
- a CDS encoding VOC family protein: MKGSIHHIELYVNDLEKSLSFWGWLLEKMDYSIYQKWQGGISYKLDDTYLVFVQVEDRYKDIPYHRCGHGLNHLAFHASRTFVDEITEELKLRSVNLLYEDKHPYANGEDYYAVFFEDPDRMKVEIVATDY
- a CDS encoding sigma-54-dependent Fis family transcriptional regulator codes for the protein MTASQVNSDYYMFTDSVTKELHYKAKRAAATSCTVLITGESGTGKSKIAKFIHDNGLRRERPFVTVNCSAIPSNLLESELFGYLPGAFTGANKTGKKGLVESADGGTLFLDEIGDVPLELQGKFLELLQNHTFIPVGGLKKCDVDVQIIAATNVDLKTRISEKSFREDLYYRLHVVECIMPPLRERRQDLKALIDFFIERFSIKYGLMKHISDEAVHLLLDYDWPGNIRELENVIERVVILSREECITISDFPLHMSEPTIATLDFEETGFPKLDEYLEKQEKQLILKAFNRLGSSYKVADTLGISQSRATRLYKKYKEKP
- a CDS encoding SGNH/GDSL hydrolase family protein; its protein translation is MKRKLIHRTAIILLIALFAMSFNSMIFASKPTEKPQNNSRQPAGTVAIVSPDKLYTVPVDGELTFQVIGKLKPKAEDIEWTYELNTTTITTPGTITIETRAFNSTSFAEVTFTPSGYDEGMIYDYTITATNNADPEKIDEVHVRIAVTPDIEVYVALGDSIPLGTFVNFNPDPFKDHHLTYVDQFGQAILAEEVYNYAVDGAKISDLLAPVPITTSTAIMLANIERADIITLSIGSNDLMQAALHPLDPYPMYNFNSINLLSAELGRDTFVSSWESLILMIKSLNPTATLMVQNLYNPYDSDESGSTVIFDPFPFEVVVNEPVLLRPVIDMYLYAPGPMMGMNTMIEGLDEALMYLVVDAYQAFDQTPIYTHFYDIPLPYDYDWPYRDPHPSQLGQNKLAELHYEELMDYYKEIYFH